In Silene latifolia isolate original U9 population chromosome 6, ASM4854445v1, whole genome shotgun sequence, the genomic window GTAGATTTTAGTCATGTCACTGAAATAGATTTTAGCATCAGCTAGAAAACCGGGTGGAGATGGCGCCGTTCTCTACTGATAAATTTAGACCTGTCAATCGGGTCCCGGGTCGGGttgggtcagaatacgggtcaaaaaTAATTTCTAACGccttttttaaacaatttttttaattaaaaaaatatttttttaaaaatgtaaaacttatttaaaattaatattttaatcatattcaacgtttaattatattgacataactattaaaataaagtttttttaataactattttattattaaatattataaaagttatataaaattgacttcttagttgtttttgtaattttaagtaattAAAAAACTatttttttaactattttttcaaatataatatataaatattacgaagtaatattttaataaaattcttaatttacctttgacccaacgggttgacccgttcgggtcgggtctcgaccctaaaataacgggtcattttggGTTCAGGTCAAAcgggtttgtaaccctaaaaCGGGCCGGGTTTTCGGGTCGGGCCAAGTTTTGACAGGTCTAGATAAATTCAAGCATTATGTGTGCCAGACATGATATGTTGAGTATTACCTCCCAGACTTGGGTGTCAGAATGCTGTTGAAGCGGATCAAGGTTTCCTCGAACAGTGCCATCAAACATGGTAGGGTCCTGTGGAATGATGCTGAGCCTAGATCTCAAGTCATGAAGTCCTATCTTACAGATATCTACACCATCAATTATGATGCTACCTTCCCTTGGTTCAACAATCCTGAATAAAGCTTGTATAAGTGTAGACTTCCCGCTACCTGTCCTCCCTACGACACCAATCTTTTTCCTTCCTGGAAATATGCATGTGATATCTTTCAAGACTGAGGGAAGGTGTTCAGCGTAACGAATCTGCAACATAAATTTAGACCTTCAGAATATTCGCCAGAATAGAATAACTGCTTAGAACAAGGATACATATTATATTTGTCGAAAATATTTCCTGCTGATATTAGATTCTTAATTTCCACTTTTATGTCCAAAACCTGAAACAGCATACCTGCAAGTTCCGGAACTGAATTGTTCCTGTAGTAGGCCAATTATCTGGAGGTCTATTATCTTCAATAACAAGAGGGGCTTCACTCTTAAGTTTCGTGTATTGAAGAATCCTTTCTACAGAAATCATTTTATTTTCTGCATTGCATATATTCCATATGACTGAAGCTTGCTGAACATTCAAGTTTATTCCATATGTCACAGCTAGACCTGCAATGCCTGCGAAAATCAAAAACGTATTAATTTCACTGTTCTTGCAATTAGGGTTAAAGCAAAACAGCGACATAAATTGTATGCGCTTCTTCTAATAACCAGTTAATAGGATTGTTCACGCAAAGTTTTTCTGTGTTAAATTTGTTCGCTTTTTGAGGtttgcgttcacccatggacggttctaaaggatgattcatgtcagccgaccccaaatcattttgggattaaggctctgatgttgttgttgttattgttgtaaaTGTGAAAACACTTTTTCCTGTCATAGGCCAAAGCCTTTGATGCAGACCTGGCAAAAATGACCCGTGACCAAATTGACCTACTCAACTCGAGTGACCTGTTTGTCAGGTCTTACTAGGGTATGTCGTTTAGCAGCTTTGTAAGGAGTTCCAAGTACTTACTTGGATTTATGATTCCGTCAGGAAGAGAAACCAGAAGAACCAGAGTAAATGCAAACACAAAATTGGAAAGTTGATTCAGTCTGAAAGAAAGCCACTCCATGGCTGACACATTGTGAAACCACGGCCTTGAATGACCGTCTACCAAGACGAGGTTTGCATTAATAAAACGATCCTCCTGGTCAAATGCACGTATAGTAGCTGCTCCGGCAAGTGACTCTCCAAAATGATGGAGGATGGGAGTTTTCTGAATCTCAGCCAATCTCGCTAGCTCTCTTGCTGTCGGTATGTAATATTGCTGCACATATTTTCCCATCAAATTCATTATCATAATCACATCCTGAAATCGCGTTTAAACTTCTGACTATCGAAAATAACTCTTACCTTATACCAAATACAGATTGCTGTCACTGGAATGAAGATGAGAAAAACTTCCCATGCTACCTGTGACATTACTGCAATGGTACCTAAAAGCTGAATCCCTGAGAATGCTGCCCAACCTAATCTTTGCGCGATTTCCAAGTCTAATACACTTTGATCAGACGATGCCTGCATTAAAAAGTGTCGAGTGTTAGACATGGGTATCAGAGGTAAGATATGAAGAGTCACAGTAAAATAGACTTTTACCCGATTTAGGATTCGACCAGCAGGAGTAGAATCAAAAAATGACATCGGAGATCTTAGCACACTGTGAAGCATGTTCTCAAAGAGCCTTTGGGCAGAAAGGATGCCTACTTTTGCTGATAACGTAGACCGAACTAGTATACCTAGTGAGCTCGCGATAGAAAGTAGTGAGTAAATAAGTAAAACATAGTCCATCCCAGCTATAGGTGTTCCATCTCCTGAAGTAGGACAAGCCCAAGTCATCCAGTAATTACTTGCTATTTGCAGAGCTTGAAAACTTGTTTGTGCTAAAACAATGATCGGAACCAAAAGACCGCCTTTCACCATAGTAAGATATTGCCAATAAACTTCCTTGTCTATGCTTCCTTTCTCCCTTTCTTCATCCTGTATCAACTTTCCTTGCTTCTCCTTTATTTCTTCAAGGTTATCTTCAACTGAATCCTTTCTTTGGATTTGTTCCGAACTTGGTTTGGTTTCGGAATGGTATTGATTTTGTGACAGTGTACTCTGAGAGCCTTCAACTGCAAGAATTGACTCTAGGGCTTGGTTATGAGCCCCAACAAGGACTTCAAAACCGATATTTTGCTCCAAAAGTTCGTTAAAATTTCCCGCCTGAGTGATTCTTCCATTTTGCATCACCTGACCGGATAACAGCATCAGAACTCAGAAGAGAACTAatgcataatttttttttttttttttttttgacaattggAAAGCGAGTAGAGATTACAGACGGATAGCTCCCTTAGCTAATGCATAAAAATTGCTGTAATTAATTACATACCAAAATATGGTCTGCTGCTGGTAGAAATTCAACTTGATGGGTCACATAGAGTATAGTCTTGTCCCTTAGAACCCCCATCAAACATTCCTGGCATACAAATATCGAAATGAACAGAAAAAATCAGGAGAAAGAAGACGGGATTTGACTTAATACACAGAAGCGTCAGAAAGTTTtttcaaaatggctcactaaactCTCTGCGCTTCTTATAATTTTAATTACAAGTCATTGGGGTAAAACTCTCCATGTATATTATGAGGTAACTTTTATTAATGCGAATTTCATCATGATTCAAGGGTCATTCAGAAACGATCTCTATGTATTCTGCAAGTTTTTAACAGACGGTAAGGCTGCATATATCTGACCCCTTTACCTCGCTCTACGAGGTAAAAAAAACAATGTATAAAGTACAGAGAACTGAAAATCAGAATACACAAACCTGAAAAAGCTGTGTACCAGTGTGTGCATCAACCGCACTGAAAGGATCATCAAGCAAGTAAATATCCGCATCCTGGTAAACTGCGCGAGCAATTTGAATCCGTTGCTTCTGACCACCACTCATGTTAATCCCTCTTTCTCCGATCTCAGTCAAGTCACCATGGGAGAAAAGCTCAAAATCCTTTGTCAAAGCACATGCCTTGACGGTTCTATCATACTTAACAGCATCATAAGGGTTTCCGAAGAGAATATTCTCCCGAATATTTCCTGTCAATATCCAAGGGGATTGAGGAACATAAGCTTTAGACCCACTTATCTTCACACTTCCTGAAATCTTCTCAATTTCTCCAATGATCGCCGACAGTAAACTGGATTTTCCTGATCCAACAGTTCCACATATCGCGACCTTCATTCCCCTCGTAATCTGCAGATTGACTCCATCAAGGGTGGGAGTTTTTCCATGTGGGTCCCAGCTAAATTTCCCTTTATCTATATCGATAGCAAAGCGGGTCCCACCCACAGGGACAAATTCAATAGCATCATGCTGAATTTCTTCTTCCTGCAGGAAATAAGCAACTCTATCAACAGACACTTTAGCCTGTGCTATCACATTGAGCAAATCAGGCAGAGCGAAAATCGGATCCTGCAACATCCGAAAAGTAGCTAATGCTGATAAAACACTGCCTGCTGTCAGTGGAATTCCCATCAAAAGACAAGCACCAAAAGTCGCAATGGAAATAAATGTCGGTGAACCCCAGAAAATAAATGCACCAATCGCCGCTAATCTTAATGATATCCAAATCCAATTAGACTCAATACTTCTCAAACCCTGCAGTTTATCAATAAACTGATTGTCCCAAGCTTGAAGCTTGATTGTCTTAATATTTCTAAGAACTTCAGAAGTCGCTTTCATACGAGCATCTTTCGCATCCATAATCTTTGACTGGTATTTTTTCTGCATTCTTGTCAAGGGTACATTAAAACCCATAACTATCAAAGTTGCAGCCAACCCTGCAAGTGACCCTAACCCGAGACTTGTATGCAGAACAAAAATAGCCAAGGAAATTTGGACCGGTAACATCCACAGTTTATTCATGTACCATATAAAGTCGGTGATCCTTTGAACATCAACACTCATGTAATTAATAATCTCACCCCCGGTGTGAGCCTGCCGAGCCTGACTTGACAGGACTAACCCTTTCCGGTATATGTGAGATATCAAAGCGGATCTAAGCCTAAGCCCTAATTGTCTCGCCCCAAAGATCCATTGCCGTTCAGCTGTTGTCTCGACTACTTTTGCACACAGAAAACAAACTGCAATCAGGTAGCCTGACTGTAACCTCTTATTTTGCTTATCATtcaaaaaattcacaaaataatttaTCAAATATGGACCGACATACGATGCAGATGCACTTATCACTGCAAACATCCCATTTAAGGCTGCTTTTTTCCATATTATTTCGACTATTGCTTTGTAGATGAATCTGCTTTGTCCTTGACTTTCCTCCTTGACTTTCCTTAGACTCTCATCAAAGCAACCAGACAGATATTCCGCGGAATCATGTTTATCCACTTCAGGAACCTCGTCCTGCTCTAGTGCAGCCTTATTCCCAGTCACAAACAAAGGATTTAGCCATGAGAATGTAACCAGATCAAAAAAACTCGCTTTGCTGTAAAGCGACTCCTTTACATTTTTCCTTGACCCGATATTAAGAAGCGGCTCACTTAACTTATTTCCTTCATGATCGCGCTCTATCCTCATTTTTCCTTGAACCGATATTACCAACAGGCTTAATCCTCCAAGAAAGCCAAATAAGTCGAGATAATCCTGTACGCGAATCTTCCCTTGGTCCGCCATTACAAAATGATAATCATTTGCTATATGACATGCAGAGATCAAGAAACTACAAATCCACCATAACCTCAAAAATCCCGGAAAATTCACGAGGTACCTCTGTCTCAGACTCTTATACAATATAATTATCGACATTATCCATGACACGACTTGTAAGACTTGAGCCGAGAGACACTGAACGCGTAAATTGCATTGACTCTCGGTTACATTTATTAGTAGGAAGACTAAAGATGTTGAGTTTGTGCATAAGAGTAAAATGGAAGATATAATGCTGGTTTTCGACCAAAGGGTTAATCTCGAGTTACTGGCATTGATTGTTGTGTCGTCGACTACTGATGTTTTTGTTCTGTATCTGTAGAATGATAATGCAATTTTTCTGATGAAGTATAACAGTAGAAATCCATAGAATGCTACCAGCAAAACCATGCTGATCTCCTCCCATAAACAAGGGGAGCTCATCTGCAACCATGATGTCGGATTCGACATCCTAAAATCTGTCATAGGAAATGAAATTCATGAATATCCATAGATTGATAATGCAATTATATCTGTATCGTTCCAATTATATCAGATGTCCCCGAAGGGACATAATGCAATTATCTCTGTTATTGCTAGATTTATGTCATTTCTATTTCGAttagaaatagaaaaaaaagggacttgctaaatcccgcacatcaTATTACTTAATCCCGCACTTTTTTCCCCTTTCATTTTTCACTCCAACCAAAACAAGAGAGATggtaaaaaaaacccaaaaaaaaaaaaggaaaaaataaacAATAACGTAAACCCTCCCAAACAGCCACCACCGGACAGCCCAACATCGACCACCATTCCCCGCCCCCTTCCCAGCGCCGACCACACTTCACGGCGACGACCAACCACTCCCTGCCGTCCCGCGCCTAACatacaacaacaccacacaaagtACTCCGGCATGTTCAACGGTGTTCCCACCGTGAAATCGACCACCCTACTCCGGCCAGTAGAGCCCCACAATCACCAATTCAAGAACACTACATCAATATTAATCCATTAATACAAACCCTAACTGTAAAACTATTGTTTTTTACATCAATTAAAAGACGGCATTATTAAAATTATTGATAGAACGAAGAAATTACGCATGGTATGTATGAATTACGATTCATAATTGTCGAATTTGTCGATGAATTGGTTAGGTTTGGGAGAGAGAAGGGAGATAACTCTATTTAGGGTTTTTTTTATGAGAAGGGTAGTTAGGGAATATTAGGACAAAGTGTGGGATTTAGTAAAGaagtgtgcgggatttagcaattgcgaaaaaaaaaaaaaaaacctttctttaccgctgtcaaaaaaaaaaaaaattggcgacAAAGACTCGCTACTCTTTGATCAACTTGGAACAAGATGGAATAAAGCTGAATGACTCGTGGAGTCGTGGTAAAGAGTAAGAATGATTatctagtactccctccattcaactccactttgcatgtttcccttttgcacactattcacaagcggacattcaacttcaattttctctcgatacataagttaaaatatattcatgagggatcttatttgattcgtatttaagagtacattaaaaatatttaacttttataatttttggaaATACGTAGTTAAAGATATTTATTGCACAAaagtcgcgttggcaaacgtgataaaataaacatgtaaagtggagttgaatggaggtagTAGGAGTTAGGCAATACGGTTGTCAACACAATTTTTATGGTAAAACGGTGTTTCTAACCCCATTGGTCTGGGTACGCGTTAATGATCTAAAAATTGACATAATATACGAAAGTACCTCTTATGAGAAATTACAAAAGGGATTTAATATTTTTATTTCGAATAAGATTCTTTTCTATTTTGTCCATTTTTGAATCGCTAAGGTGTGCCAAGTGAACACACGTTAGAAAAATCATTATTTATTTAATGTCAAGAGCTATGTAGCTAGCACCTAAGTAAGTAGGATACTAAGACACTCGAATATTGATACAATTATTGGAAGAAAAAAAATAGCCTAGTCAGACACGCGGACATTAAAAGTTACTGTACAAAGTATtcgatcttttttttttcagattcatTGAAGGAGACGAAAAAATACGCAGTCTAAGCAGAAAAAAAAtgataaacaaaagaaaaatctCAGAGGTTAAATCCAAGATTGGCTGTACAAAATTGAAAAAACTAGCACAGTTTAATCtgcttttctttttgttttttttagtaGTACAAACTATCACTGTTTTATTCATAACTTTGGATTACATGTTATTGTCTTTTATCAACACGACAATTAGATGTCAATTAGCTTAGTTGATTACGAGTATAAAGTCATAAGATGTCAGAGCATTAAAATCGCTTTTGTAACTCCCTGGCCTTTACATCCGGAAAAAAAAAGTTATCAATACATTAAAATGACATATAGTCACTGTCAAGAGCTCAAAAGTCACATGAAATAGtgtaaaaaaaaattgtatttgtGATCCACGATTTTTTCATATAAGACTGTCTCATAATAATAGCGACCCACAATAATCATGAGACGGGTTTGTACAAGGTTGTTGAGTGACACTACTTTTTCCCTTCCTATGATGTCCTTTATTTAGCGATCACCTATTTATATATGACAACGGCGTTACACAAGATCAGCTGTTTCAGAGTTATCTTGATACATGATTCGTGTTTACATATAAATTGAAATAAGACTGTACTACTCTGAATGACTATGCTTAAATTGATAACGGTATTACCCAAAACCAACCGAGGTTGATTATTACAAGTGTACTTTATTTGTTTATAGGCGAGGGAGACTTTTAGTTGAACGAGTTGATATGACACTAAAATagaataaaaattgaaaaataattACCCAATCATATGAGTTGGTCTCTTAACATCTTAGTATTTCAAAACCGTCTCATACGAGTATTTATATAAAATGAAAGAGGATGATTTCTTGTGTTAGAGATCCAAAGAACATGGAGTATTAGTTACCAAACTCAGTCAAAACAGCCCCTTAATTATAGACATAAGTTAAGAATAAGAATCAAGATGATGGTTTACGATGTTGGTGTTGTCTTTTGACAAATCGTTATTCCATGCATCTCGATTATTTGTTTAGCTTTGATtagaaagtaaacaaatgattgaaggAATGGAGTATTACGTGCTAAAGACGAAAATCAAAGAAATACCCACGCACTTCATTCAGTTCATATAAAAGATcaaaaaaaattgattaaaataTTCCTCACAtgaaatataaaaggtaaacaaaataACTAAGACGGAAAGAATAGTAGCATTAACGTGagtacgtaaaaaaaaaaaaaaaaaaaaaaaaaaaaaaaaagtgaagagTAGAACAATAACTTACTTGGTAGATGTTCGTCGATCATTATGTTGTGAATTATTGCACCACGAGGCTATCTAGGAGTCACACTTTATAGTGCTCCTAGGAGTCTTGACTACGGAATCGGGAAATCAGATGAACGCAACCTTATATAGTTTGACACTGATTTGAGACGCCAGCCTAAAAGTacaaaaatgaattaatgaaggAAGAAAAGAGCAAGAAAGTCATTGTGAGAAAAATGAAAAACTTAAAAATGGTGGGAGTGTTAACGTACCAATTGATTTGAGGTGGTACTTA contains:
- the LOC141585940 gene encoding putative ABC transporter C family member 15 codes for the protein MIDEHLPNFRMSNPTSWLQMSSPCLWEEISMVLLVAFYGFLLLYFIRKIALSFYRYRTKTSVVDDTTINASNSRLTLWSKTSIISSILLLCTNSTSLVFLLINVTESQCNLRVQCLSAQVLQVVSWIMSIIILYKSLRQRYLVNFPGFLRLWWICSFLISACHIANDYHFVMADQGKIRVQDYLDLFGFLGGLSLLVISVQGKMRIERDHEGNKLSEPLLNIGSRKNVKESLYSKASFFDLVTFSWLNPLFVTGNKAALEQDEVPEVDKHDSAEYLSGCFDESLRKVKEESQGQSRFIYKAIVEIIWKKAALNGMFAVISASASYVGPYLINYFVNFLNDKQNKRLQSGYLIAVCFLCAKVVETTAERQWIFGARQLGLRLRSALISHIYRKGLVLSSQARQAHTGGEIINYMSVDVQRITDFIWYMNKLWMLPVQISLAIFVLHTSLGLGSLAGLAATLIVMGFNVPLTRMQKKYQSKIMDAKDARMKATSEVLRNIKTIKLQAWDNQFIDKLQGLRSIESNWIWISLRLAAIGAFIFWGSPTFISIATFGACLLMGIPLTAGSVLSALATFRMLQDPIFALPDLLNVIAQAKVSVDRVAYFLQEEEIQHDAIEFVPVGGTRFAIDIDKGKFSWDPHGKTPTLDGVNLQITRGMKVAICGTVGSGKSSLLSAIIGEIEKISGSVKISGSKAYVPQSPWILTGNIRENILFGNPYDAVKYDRTVKACALTKDFELFSHGDLTEIGERGINMSGGQKQRIQIARAVYQDADIYLLDDPFSAVDAHTGTQLFQECLMGVLRDKTILYVTHQVEFLPAADHILVMQNGRITQAGNFNELLEQNIGFEVLVGAHNQALESILAVEGSQSTLSQNQYHSETKPSSEQIQRKDSVEDNLEEIKEKQGKLIQDEEREKGSIDKEVYWQYLTMVKGGLLVPIIVLAQTSFQALQIASNYWMTWACPTSGDGTPIAGMDYVLLIYSLLSIASSLGILVRSTLSAKVGILSAQRLFENMLHSVLRSPMSFFDSTPAGRILNRASSDQSVLDLEIAQRLGWAAFSGIQLLGTIAVMSQVAWEVFLIFIPVTAICIWYKQYYIPTARELARLAEIQKTPILHHFGESLAGAATIRAFDQEDRFINANLVLVDGHSRPWFHNVSAMEWLSFRLNQLSNFVFAFTLVLLVSLPDGIINPSIAGLAVTYGINLNVQQASVIWNICNAENKMISVERILQYTKLKSEAPLVIEDNRPPDNWPTTGTIQFRNLQIRYAEHLPSVLKDITCIFPGRKKIGVVGRTGSGKSTLIQALFRIVEPREGSIIIDGVDICKIGLHDLRSRLSIIPQDPTMFDGTVRGNLDPLQQHSDTQVWEALDKCQLGDIVRNKEEKLDSTVVENGENWSAGQRQLFCLGRALLKRSSILVLDEATASVDSATDGIIQKIITEEFRDRTIVTIAHRIHTVVDSDLVLVLSDGRIAEYDTPSKLLEREDSFFSGLIKEYSTRSQFQQLG